The genomic DNA TTTAGGGAGTTCTTTTAATGTCATCTCATTTCCTTACCGATCTATTTAAGAGTGTAGTATTGATGCAAAATACCCATCACGGGTGAGACGTTAAGTAAAATTAGCACCGAACTCGCAACCAATCAGTCCACTTGTCAAACTCTAAATCCAGCCCAATATATGGTATGGTTACCTTATTAATTTGATTGAGAAAACAAGCATGCAACCTCTTGAAGGGAAAAAAATCGTTCTCGGTATCAGCGGTGGTATCGCAGCGTATAAATGTGCAGAATTAACCCGTCGCCTCAGCGAACGAGGCGCACAAGTTAAAATTATCATGACCAAAGCGGCCCAGGAGTTTATTACTCCATTAACCATGCAAGCCGTCTCTGGGCATCCTGTTTCCGACAGTTTATTTGATCCTGCCGCCGAAGCGTCGATGGGACATATAGAAATAGCCAAATGGGCCGATTTAGTCTTGCTGGCGCCCGCTACAGCGGATCTTATCGCACGTATGTCAGCAGGTATGGGCAATGATCTACTCAGTACGTTTGTCTTAGCAACCGATGCTCCTGTGGCTGTGTCTCCAGCAATGAATCAGCAGATGTATAGCAATATCGCAACCCAAGAAAACCTTGCCACCTTACAGCGTCGTGGCATGTTTATTTGGGGTCCTGCCTCTGGTGAACAAGCGTGTGGGGATATTGGCGCAGGAAGAATGCTTGAGCCGATGCAGTTAGTGGAACTCTGTATTGCACATTTTCAACCTAAACTGCTACAAGGAAAAAAAATAACCATTACCGCAGGCCCTACGCAAGAAGCCATTGATCCAGTGAGATTCATATCCAATCATAGCTCAGGAAAAATGGGCTTCGCTCTAGCAGAACAAGCCGCTAGATTAGGCGCAGAAGTCACCCTGATTAGCGGCCCGGTTAGCTTAACGACACCAAGTAACGTGAAGCGCATCAACGTATTAAGCGCCGAACAAATGCACGAGGCAGCCTTACAGGTTGCACCATCGCAGGATATATTCATTGGTTGCGCAGCTGTGGCGGATTATCGCCCTGCACTTATTGCACAACAAAAAATGAAAAAAACAGCGGATTGTGATGAGCTTGTGATACGCATGGTGAAAAACCCAGATATTATCGCCAGCGTCGCCGGTCTCACACAACACAGGCCTTTTACTGTAGGCTTTGCCGCTGAAACTCAAAACGTAGAAAAGTACGCCATGGATAAACTGGCCAGAAAGAATCTAGATCTGATCTGTGCAAACGATGTTTCTCAAACTGGTATCGGCTTCAATTCTAACGATAATACTCTTAATCTTTACTGGCGTAATGGCAACAAAGCTTTTCCGCTAGCGAGCAAACAAGCTCTAGCAAAAAATATACTAGAACACATTATAGAACTAACCCAATAAGCATTTCCTAATGAAAAAAATTGATTTAAAGATATTAGACCCACGTATTGGCAAGCAATTCCCTCTTCCTCAATATGCCACTGAAGGATCTGCGGGCTTAGATTTACGCGCTTGCCTAGATGAAGCCTTAATTGTGACCCCAGGTACCACTCATTTAGTACCAACAGGGTTGGCCATACACATAGGTGACTCCAGTTTAGCGGCCACCATTTTACCCCGCTCAGGCCTTGGTCATAAACACGGCATAGTACTGGGTAACCTTGTTGGTTTAATTGACTCGGATTATCAAGGGCAGCTTATGGTGTCAGTGTGGAACCGAGGACAGGATACTTTTACTATCGAACCCGGCGACCGTATTGCACAACTGGTGTTTGTTCCTGTCGTTCAAGCCGAATTCAACCTTGTAGAGGACTTTGATAGCTCTTCTCGCGGTGAAGGTGGTTTTGGTCACTCAGGCAGAAATTAGTTTAAGCACCCTATTACTGCAGTCAAAGAATAAGATAAAAAGGACGTAATAAATGACAGGCAAACGTAGTTCAAATCGTCGTGACGAGATTTTACAAGCTCTTGCTTTGATGCTGGAGTCCAGCGATGGTACATCCCGAATTACTACGGCTAAATTAGCACAGCAAGTAGGCGTTTCAGAGGCCGCTCTTTATCGCCACTTCCCTAGTAAAGCGCGCATGTTTGAAGGGCTGATTGATTTTATTGAACAATCGGTTCTGGTTCGTATCAATCAAATTATGGATCAAGAAAAAGACACCATGGTTCGACTGCACGAAGTTTTACGCTTTATCTTACTCTTTGCTGAACATAATAAAGGTCTTTCTCGCATCCTCTCTGGACATGCACTAATGTTTGAGAATGAGCGACTTAGAGATCGAATTAATCAACTCTTTAGCAAAATAGAAAGCCAACTTAAGCAGATCTTAAGAGAGAGAATGCTTCGAGAAGGTAAAGGCTTTGCTACTGACGAAAAAATACTGGCTGCCATTGTATTAAGCTATGTGGAAGGACGACTCAATCGCTTTGTACGCAGTGACTTTAAAATAAAACCCTCTGCTGGGTTTGATGATTATTGGAGCATTCTCAACCAGCAACTTGCTTAACTTGTAGGAAGGAATATGAATAAATACGCCCCACCTCAGTTTTCCATCAAACTTCTTCATCCTAAATACTGGGGAGTTTGGTTTAGTTTTGGTGTTCTTGCATTGTTTGTAAACCTATTGCCTTACCCACTACTGCTTAAGAGTGGTCAAGCTCTTGGTATGCTAGGCACAAAACTAGCAAAAAGCCGAGTTAAAGTGGCTAAACGCAACTTAGAATTGGCCTTTCCTGATAAAGGCCAAGATGAAATCGCTCAACTTACTGAAGAAAACCTAAAAAATACCGGGTTAGCCTTTATTGAAATGGGTATGACTTGGTTTTGGCCTACATGGCGACTAAAGCGTCGTATCCGCACGACTAATTTTCAACAAGCTATCGACTTTGAAAAAGAAGGGCGTGGAGTACTTCTATGTCACCCACATACCCTAAACTTAGAGATCAGTGCCCGTGCATTCGCCGTGCTTGGCTATCCGGGCAGTGGTGTGTATCGACCAAACAACAATCCAGTGTACGATTTAATTCAATACTGGGGGCGCACTCATAATGGTAATACCTTAGTCGACCGCAAAAACGTGAAAGAGATGATTCGCGTTTTAAAACGTGGGCAACGTCTTTTCTACTTAGGTGACCATGATTATGGACGTAACAAATCGGTTTTTGTGCCCTTCTTTGCCGTAAAAGATGCGTGTACGACAACGGGAGCCAATATGTTGTTCTCCCTAACAAACTGCGCCATGATCCCCGTAACCGGTTTTAGAGATGAAAAAGGCTTATATGATTTGAATCTTGCTGATTCTATTCATGAGCATTTCCCAAAAGACGATTTAGCCGCAGGTGCCACTATGATGAATGAAGCCTACGAAAAGGTCATCATGCGCCAAATTGACCAGTGGATGTGGGTACATAAACGCTATAAAACAATGGCAGATGAAACCCTCCCTCGAGGGTTACGATATAAATCACAACAATAACACCCACAATCACTTAGCTCTACAGTAACATCCTGTAAAAGGTGTTAAACTCCATTATCTCTATTTGAACTTTAGATATGCTTTTTTAAAACTAAAGCATATCTAATACCGAACTTATTCAGTAGCCGATCAGACATCGGGGTTTAACACTTGATAACCACATTGACGTTTTTGATTGTAAAATAACGACTTATCAAAAATATCTCCCTTGTTCCCAAGTGCTTTTCCAACCCTATTTCTGAGCGTGTCCTTACTGTAAACGGTATAAAGTCGCCTACTCGCCAATACAGCCAGTCTGCACCTTACCTATTTAGGATTTTATGAGTAAATACGATAACCCCACCTTTAGCGCAAAGTTATTGCATCCCATTTATTGGGGGGTCTGGTTTGGCTTTGGCTTGCTTGCCTTGATTGTGAATATTTTGCCTCTGGCCATCCTGCTGCCTTTCGGTCGTAGCTTAGGCAAGATGGCGATGCCTTTTGCGAGAAGCCGTGTAAAAGTAGCAAAGCGAAACCTTGAGCTCGCCTTTCCGAACATGGCGCAAGATGAAATTGAGCGCATTGTTATTGAAAACTTTAAGAATACGGGTTTTGCACTATTTGAAACGGGCATTACTTGGTTTTGGCCTACATGGCGACTAAAGCGACACATCAAAGTCCATAATGCTAAGCACATTATAGAGTGTGCAAAGCAGAAAAAAGGGGTGTTAGTATGCCACCCTCACGCACTAAATTTAGAAGTCAGTGCCCGCGCTTTTGCTATTCTTGGCTACCCCGGACATGGTGTCTATCGACCACATTCCAATCCTGCCTATAACCTCATTCAATACTGGGGGCGCACACATAATGGCAATAAAGTGATTGATCGTAAAAATCTAAAAGAGATGATCCGAACCCTTAAAAGTGGCGAACGTCTTTTCTATTTAGGTGATCACGATTATGGACGCAACAAAGCGGTATTTGTGCCCTTTTTCGCTGTGAAAGAAGCGTGTACAGTCACCGGAGCCAACATTTTAGCCAAAGTAACGGATTGTGCGATCATCCCTATGACAGGCTTTCGTGATACAGACAACAAGTGGGAGCTTTATTTTGATGATCCCATTCATGAGCAGTTCCCTAAAGACGATTTAGAAGCGGGAGCCACTTACATGAACAAGGCGTTAGAAAAAGCTATTTTACGAAAAGTGGATCAATGGATGTGGCTACATAAACGCTTTAAAACAGCAAAAGATGAAAGCCTGCCAAAGGGCTACCTCTATAAGTAATTTTGATGCAAATTAAAAGGGTCGGAATAAGCAATGCTCATTCCGACCCTTTTTACATCTTGCTAGTTACTTATGGTATGGCTTAGAAAGCTCATGAACCGCATCCACAAACACCCCTGCATTCTCTGGGGGTACGTCTAAATGAATACCATGGCCTAAGTTAAACACATGCCCAGTACCTTCACTGCCAAACCCTTCCAGAATGGTGCCGACCTCTTGACGAATACGCTCAGGTTGAGCATAGAGCATCGATGGGTCCATATTACCTTGTAGAGCGACTTTATCGCCAATACGCTTCTTCGCATCAGCAATGTTTATCGTCCAATCAAGCCCTACGGCATCACACCCTGTCGCGGCAATCGATTCCAACCACATGCCACCATTTTTGGTAAACAGGGTGACGGGGACACGACGCCCTTCATTTTTACGAATTAGGCCATCAACGATTTTATGCATGTATTGCAATGAGAACTCATTGTAATCGCGCGGGGTAAGTACTCCACCCCAAGTATCAAAGACCATCACAGACTGCGCTCCTGCCTTGATTTGGGCGTTCAAATACTCAATTACGCTATCTGCTAACTTATCCAGTAGCAGGTGCAATGTCGCCGGCTCTGCATACATCATTTTTTTTATTTTGGTGAAGGCTTTAGAGCTGCCACCTTCAACCATGTAGGTAGCTAGTGTCCAAGGGCTTCCTGAGAAGCCTATCAAAGGGACCTCCCCTTGCAAGTCCTTACGAATCTGACGCACCGCATTCATAACGTATTGCAGTTCACCTTCAGGATCAGGCAGACCTATCTTAGCGACATCAGCTTTACAGGTAATCGGACGCTCAAATTTAGGCCCTTCACCCGTTTCAAAGTACAAACCCAACCCCATTGCATCAGGAATAGTGAGAATGTCAGAAAACAGAATAGCTGCATCTAAAGGAAAGCGACGCAACGGCTGTAAGGTGACTTCTGAAGCTAGCTCTGCATTTTTACATAGGGACATAAAGTCACCAGCAA from Vibrio rarus includes the following:
- the coaBC gene encoding bifunctional phosphopantothenoylcysteine decarboxylase/phosphopantothenate--cysteine ligase CoaBC; this encodes MQPLEGKKIVLGISGGIAAYKCAELTRRLSERGAQVKIIMTKAAQEFITPLTMQAVSGHPVSDSLFDPAAEASMGHIEIAKWADLVLLAPATADLIARMSAGMGNDLLSTFVLATDAPVAVSPAMNQQMYSNIATQENLATLQRRGMFIWGPASGEQACGDIGAGRMLEPMQLVELCIAHFQPKLLQGKKITITAGPTQEAIDPVRFISNHSSGKMGFALAEQAARLGAEVTLISGPVSLTTPSNVKRINVLSAEQMHEAALQVAPSQDIFIGCAAVADYRPALIAQQKMKKTADCDELVIRMVKNPDIIASVAGLTQHRPFTVGFAAETQNVEKYAMDKLARKNLDLICANDVSQTGIGFNSNDNTLNLYWRNGNKAFPLASKQALAKNILEHIIELTQ
- the dut gene encoding dUTP diphosphatase, encoding MKKIDLKILDPRIGKQFPLPQYATEGSAGLDLRACLDEALIVTPGTTHLVPTGLAIHIGDSSLAATILPRSGLGHKHGIVLGNLVGLIDSDYQGQLMVSVWNRGQDTFTIEPGDRIAQLVFVPVVQAEFNLVEDFDSSSRGEGGFGHSGRN
- the slmA gene encoding nucleoid occlusion factor SlmA, which translates into the protein MTGKRSSNRRDEILQALALMLESSDGTSRITTAKLAQQVGVSEAALYRHFPSKARMFEGLIDFIEQSVLVRINQIMDQEKDTMVRLHEVLRFILLFAEHNKGLSRILSGHALMFENERLRDRINQLFSKIESQLKQILRERMLREGKGFATDEKILAAIVLSYVEGRLNRFVRSDFKIKPSAGFDDYWSILNQQLA
- the lpxL gene encoding LpxL/LpxP family Kdo(2)-lipid IV(A) lauroyl/palmitoleoyl acyltransferase translates to MNKYAPPQFSIKLLHPKYWGVWFSFGVLALFVNLLPYPLLLKSGQALGMLGTKLAKSRVKVAKRNLELAFPDKGQDEIAQLTEENLKNTGLAFIEMGMTWFWPTWRLKRRIRTTNFQQAIDFEKEGRGVLLCHPHTLNLEISARAFAVLGYPGSGVYRPNNNPVYDLIQYWGRTHNGNTLVDRKNVKEMIRVLKRGQRLFYLGDHDYGRNKSVFVPFFAVKDACTTTGANMLFSLTNCAMIPVTGFRDEKGLYDLNLADSIHEHFPKDDLAAGATMMNEAYEKVIMRQIDQWMWVHKRYKTMADETLPRGLRYKSQQ
- the lpxL gene encoding LpxL/LpxP family Kdo(2)-lipid IV(A) lauroyl/palmitoleoyl acyltransferase, giving the protein MSKYDNPTFSAKLLHPIYWGVWFGFGLLALIVNILPLAILLPFGRSLGKMAMPFARSRVKVAKRNLELAFPNMAQDEIERIVIENFKNTGFALFETGITWFWPTWRLKRHIKVHNAKHIIECAKQKKGVLVCHPHALNLEVSARAFAILGYPGHGVYRPHSNPAYNLIQYWGRTHNGNKVIDRKNLKEMIRTLKSGERLFYLGDHDYGRNKAVFVPFFAVKEACTVTGANILAKVTDCAIIPMTGFRDTDNKWELYFDDPIHEQFPKDDLEAGATYMNKALEKAILRKVDQWMWLHKRFKTAKDESLPKGYLYK
- the hemE gene encoding uroporphyrinogen decarboxylase, with the protein product MTELKNDCYLRALLKQPVDYTPVWMMRQAGRYLPEYRATRSVAGDFMSLCKNAELASEVTLQPLRRFPLDAAILFSDILTIPDAMGLGLYFETGEGPKFERPITCKADVAKIGLPDPEGELQYVMNAVRQIRKDLQGEVPLIGFSGSPWTLATYMVEGGSSKAFTKIKKMMYAEPATLHLLLDKLADSVIEYLNAQIKAGAQSVMVFDTWGGVLTPRDYNEFSLQYMHKIVDGLIRKNEGRRVPVTLFTKNGGMWLESIAATGCDAVGLDWTINIADAKKRIGDKVALQGNMDPSMLYAQPERIRQEVGTILEGFGSEGTGHVFNLGHGIHLDVPPENAGVFVDAVHELSKPYHK